A stretch of the Oceanibaculum nanhaiense genome encodes the following:
- the acs gene encoding acetate--CoA ligase → MSDASVIPIREDRAKSAWIDEKGYFDLYERSIKDPDGFWAEHGKRIDWIKPYSKVKDISFDRSNLHIRWFEDGTLNVAANCIDRHLAKRRDQVAIIWEGDDPSEHKNITYGQLHEEVCRFANVLKAQGVKKGDRVTIYLPMIPEAAYAMLACARIGAVHSVVFGGFSPDALAGRIVDCDSTIVVTSDEGLRGGRKVPLKANTDEALKKCPNVKSVVVVKRTGGKIDWADGRDVWYHEAASKVPGDCPPEEMNAEDPLFILYTSGSTGSPKGVLHSSGGYLVYTSMTHQYVFDYHDGDVYWCTADVGWVTGHSYIVYGPLANGATTLMFEGVPNYPDGSRFWQVCDKHKVNIFYTAPTAIRALMRDGEEPVKKTSRKSLRLLGSVGEPINPEAWLWYYRVVGDEKSPIVDTWWQTETGGILISPLPGATPLKPGSATRPFFGVLPVLVDHEGNELKGATDGNLCIADSWPGQMRTVYGDHQRFIDTYFSTFPGYYFTGDGARRDEDGYYWITGRVDDVINVSGHRMGTAEVESALVAHAKVAEAAVVGYPHDIKGQGIYAYVTLTAGEEPTEELRKELVQWVRKEIGPIASPDLIQWAPGLPKTRSGKIMRRILRKIAANEYDALGDTSTLADPGVVNDLIENRMNRAS, encoded by the coding sequence ATGTCAGACGCCTCAGTGATACCGATTCGCGAAGACCGGGCTAAATCCGCCTGGATTGACGAAAAAGGGTATTTCGACCTCTACGAACGCTCGATCAAGGATCCGGACGGATTCTGGGCCGAACACGGCAAGCGCATCGACTGGATCAAGCCCTACAGCAAGGTCAAGGACATCTCCTTCGACCGCAGCAATCTGCATATCCGCTGGTTCGAGGACGGGACGCTGAACGTCGCGGCCAACTGCATCGACCGGCATCTGGCCAAGCGCCGCGACCAGGTGGCGATCATCTGGGAAGGCGACGATCCGTCCGAGCACAAGAACATCACCTACGGCCAGCTCCATGAGGAGGTCTGCCGCTTCGCCAATGTGCTGAAGGCGCAGGGCGTGAAGAAGGGCGACCGGGTGACGATCTACCTGCCGATGATCCCGGAAGCGGCCTATGCCATGCTGGCCTGCGCGCGCATCGGCGCGGTGCATTCCGTGGTGTTCGGCGGCTTCTCCCCGGACGCGCTGGCCGGCCGCATCGTCGATTGCGATTCCACCATCGTCGTGACCTCCGACGAGGGGCTGCGCGGCGGCCGCAAGGTGCCGCTGAAGGCGAACACCGACGAGGCGCTGAAGAAGTGCCCGAACGTGAAGAGCGTCGTCGTGGTGAAGCGCACCGGCGGCAAGATCGACTGGGCCGACGGGCGCGATGTCTGGTACCACGAGGCCGCATCCAAGGTGCCCGGCGACTGCCCGCCGGAGGAGATGAATGCGGAAGACCCGCTGTTCATCCTCTACACCTCCGGCTCGACCGGCAGCCCGAAGGGCGTGCTGCACAGCTCGGGTGGCTATCTCGTCTATACCTCGATGACGCACCAGTATGTCTTCGACTATCACGATGGTGACGTCTACTGGTGCACCGCCGATGTCGGCTGGGTGACCGGCCACAGCTACATCGTCTATGGCCCGCTGGCCAATGGCGCCACCACGCTGATGTTCGAGGGCGTGCCGAACTATCCGGACGGCTCGCGCTTCTGGCAGGTCTGCGACAAGCACAAGGTGAACATCTTCTACACCGCGCCAACCGCCATCCGCGCCCTGATGCGCGATGGCGAGGAGCCGGTAAAGAAGACCAGCCGCAAAAGCCTGCGCCTGCTGGGCTCGGTCGGCGAGCCGATCAACCCGGAAGCCTGGCTGTGGTACTACCGCGTCGTCGGCGACGAGAAATCCCCCATCGTCGATACCTGGTGGCAGACCGAGACCGGCGGCATCCTCATCAGCCCGCTGCCCGGCGCCACGCCGCTGAAGCCGGGCTCCGCCACCCGGCCCTTCTTTGGGGTGCTGCCGGTACTGGTGGACCATGAAGGCAACGAGCTGAAGGGTGCTACCGACGGCAATCTCTGCATCGCCGACAGCTGGCCTGGCCAGATGCGCACCGTCTATGGCGATCATCAGCGCTTCATCGACACCTATTTCTCGACCTTCCCCGGCTACTACTTCACCGGTGACGGGGCACGGCGGGACGAGGATGGCTATTACTGGATCACCGGCCGCGTCGATGACGTGATCAACGTGTCCGGCCATCGCATGGGCACGGCCGAGGTGGAAAGCGCGCTGGTCGCCCACGCCAAGGTGGCCGAGGCCGCCGTGGTCGGCTATCCGCACGACATCAAGGGCCAGGGCATCTACGCCTATGTGACGCTCACCGCCGGAGAGGAGCCGACCGAGGAACTGCGCAAGGAACTGGTGCAATGGGTGCGCAAGGAGATCGGCCCGATCGCCAGCCCGGACCTCATCCAGTGGGCGCCGGGACTGCCAAAAACGCGCTCAGGTAAAATTATGCGTCGCATTCTGCGCAAGATTGCGGCAAATGAGTATGACGCTCTTGGCGACACCTCAACGCTGGCCGATCCGGGCGTCGTGAATGATCTGATCGAAAACCGGATGAACCGCGCGTCCTGA